DNA sequence from the Schistocerca americana isolate TAMUIC-IGC-003095 chromosome 2, iqSchAmer2.1, whole genome shotgun sequence genome:
TGAACGGATATTTGTGTTTGACTTCCTCCCTCACGGTCCAGCGTTCAACTCTGAAGCgtactgtgctatcctcaggaaactgatGAAACAATTTCAGCATTTTCGTTACAAGACGAATTCAAAGGAGCTTCTCCTGTTCCATGACACCGCCAAGCcttacacaagtctgtgcaccctacAGCAGACTTCAAAGCTTCACTACACTGTTGTACCCTtctaccctacagtcctgatctctcacgTTCCTACTTTCATCTGTTTGGGCTTACTATTCGCAGTAGGCAGTACGTACGTGtcgggaaggttattgatgcatcaTGACGTTGGCTCCGCcgtcgacctgtagagtggtacgagtaaggtggcgtagggccgtcgcattgaacggagatgaaAAATAGGACTGTGTAGTCAAAAGAGGGGAGAATAATACGattaacctgctttcaggaaaagaaattgttgcattacttactgaacgtccctcgtatatgGGTCAGATGTCGAAGATCGTTGCCACGAGTGTCAGTGACACATCAGATTGCAGCAGCCTACAAGTCGCCAGGCGCCATACATTGCTTGTCGAAATCACATGGAATGGATTGCGATCGTACAAAGATTCTGAAATAGAAGTAAAACTTTCGATACCGTGTCACTAATGAATCTAGGGACATTCGAGTAAGGAAACCGTTCATCAGTCGCGATATTGGCTACACTCTTAGTAAGGCTTGGGAACCCGCGAATAGTCTGATTAAAAAGATGAAGAAGACATCCCACAAGGAAATGACTTCAGGGGCATGTAGAGGGAGGGCTAGCAGAGAAGTGCCGCCAGCAGGCATACCTGGACGCGAACGTAGCACGGAGCAATGTGTCAGTGGGAGGAGTGGGGGAGATGAAGCTCGGCGCGGAGTGCTGAAGGGGGACAGGGGGAGATAAAAGCGCCGCGCCGCCCCTTCAACGGTTACGAGTATCACGAGTGCGGCACAACAGCAGAGAGGTGAATCGGTGcgacttcctccccccctcccgccccttccCCAACACACTCCAGTGAGAGTGGTGGAGAGGACGGCAGGCGATCGGTGAAAGGCGGAAGAGACATCTAACAGACAGCAAACCAAAAATGATCACACCTGCTCGTAACTGGAGGAAGCGGAAGCTAGATTCTGGATGGCACTTCACACAGAACAGCCATGCAGGTGGCCTGGAACTACTGTTGGCTACATACCACCGGCAGAATCACGAGCAGCACAAGCCGATGTGCGCATCAACACTGCATCCAAGTCTTCCATGTCAGAGTGTCAGCTACAATATCAGACAACCTAGGGAGAAGAGCGCTGAGCTGGACGGTGTCCAAAGCAGTACAGACAACACCAGAATTAACTAGAGAATTAAGACTGACGACACCTGCGGGAGAAGACATTCGACCAATTGACTACGACAGCATCAAATTGGTGAAGTTCGCTCCGCCCAAAGGAGGACTGGCAGACTAAGCGCTAAGACCAAACAGTCGCGCCTAAACACACGAATGCAACAAAACACCAAGGTGGAAACTTCCAaaacagctctccacgctaccccatcctctgccagcctcttcatctcccagtacttactgcaacccacatccttctgaatcagctttagtgtattcatctcttggtctccctctatgaattttacccttcacgctgccctccaatgctaaatttgtaatcctttgatgcctcagaacatgtaccaccaaccggtcccttctccttgtcaagttgcgccacaaacacctcttctccactattctattcaatacctcatcattagttatgtgatctacccatctaatcttcagaattcttctgtagcaccacacttcgaaagcttctattctcttcttgtccaaactatttgtcgtccatgtttcacttccatacatgcctacactccttacaaatactttcagaaacgacttcctgtcacttaaatctatactcgatcttaacaaatttctcttcttcagaaacgtttttccttgcaattgccagtctacattttatatccactctacttcgaccatcatcagttattttgctccccaaattgcaaaactcctttactgctttaagtgtctcatttcctaatctaattccctcagcatcacccgacttaattcgactacattccattatcctcgttttgcttttgttgatgttcatcttatatcctcctatcaagacactgtccattccgttccgttcaactgctctttcaagtcctttgctgtctctgacagaattacaatgtcatcggcgaacctcaaagattttacttcttctccatggattttaatacctactccgaatttttcttttgtttcctttactgcttgctcaatatacagattgaataacattggggagaggctacaaccctgtctcactcccttcccaaccactgcttccctttcatgcccctcgaatcttctaactgccgtctggtttctgtactaattgtaagtagcccttccctccctgtattttacccctgccacctttagaaattgaaagggagtattcctgtcaacattgtcaaaagctttctctaagactacaaatgctagaaacgtaggtttgcctttccttaatctttcttctaaggtaagtcgtaaggtcagtattgcctcacgtgttgcaatatttctacggaatccaaactgattttccccaaggtcggcttctaccagtttttccattcgtctgtaaggagttagcgttagtattttgcagctgtgacttattaaactgatagttcgttaattttcacatctgtcaatacctgctttctttggggttggaattattgtgTTCATCTTGAAgtcgattattatattcttcttgaatataGTAACAGTAAATAACCTGAACCGATATGTCTTCTTCTACGCTAGACCCAATAGCGCTGAATGCTGTCGAATGGCTATCCAAGTCCTATTCGGaacagaaatcacaatatattaaaaactaataaaaaatttgAGCGATTAGTTTATCAGCGCACCTTACGGTGGCATCACGGTCGTTTACCAAAATAATGTGGACGTTAGACATTGACATCCAGTTATTCACCCCTAAGAACTATTTCTCTGCAGTGTAATGTATTGCACAAGTAAGTTTTAATTCATACAGTCTTCTTTAACGGTGTCCAAGGCTTTCACACGttgtattaaataattttttacactACTAGAATCTACTGTTAAAGAACGAGGTCTTCTCCTTCAATTAATTTTGGTGTAGCTTCTTCATCCCGCAGAGTTTGTGTGCTGGACGATGTCGTACCACACTTTAAACCCACCTGTTTAGACTGGGTTCAACGTCAAGTACACTCTAATCATAGGCGTGTGGTTTATACTACTTTCAGCTGTTAATTCTGTGAGAAGATGACTCCATGTCGAAACTAGCTGTAGTAGAATGACATATACTAAAATGTATCACCTCAAATGTGCTGCCTGCACCCTTTTTTCAGCAGCTAACCATCCAGAAGACAATCTTTGTGTTGAATTCCCTCTTCCCCAAGCGAATAGTCCATTCGTAGGAACAGATTACGCTTGCTGTACCCCAGACCACTTCGAAGAAAACAGAAAAGCTGGAGTATGATGACAGTCTATAGGCAAATTATTAGAAATGTAAGTAGTGTCTCCTATAGAAGAAACGTCCTGGCTTTTGCATTGAGTGTTATTCTGGAAAACACGGTGTGTCTAGGGAGAGATGACTCACCTTTTCCATGTATGAGTCAAATGTCTTAATACTGAGTGTCTACTTGGAAACTAGAGGCGAATGGAATGATTTTACCAAAGGTGCTTCTCGTAGTTTCTTACATCTGAAACAGTGAAGAGAGAGGTTCCGTCATCTGTCTTCCTACTACTGTTAAATCTTTACGAAATGCCTTCACTTTCAGCAGTCTTTTACGTATATCTTATGTGTGTAACTAATCGAAATTTCTCAGGTAACCTGGAGAACTTTACTATTAAATGAGCAGGCACAGACTTCATAACTATGCCAGGAGCCTATACACATTTATTGGACGTTTCCATAAGAATGTTCCTGAAACATGTAATATCATTGTATTCCGCTTTTCATCAGCTCCCCAATACTGttaaaatgtgtagtaaatgtcTAGTTGTTATATGCctgttaaatataaataaaaatcgtTCGCTTTCGTCTGCTGCAACTTAACAAGAAGCCTTGAACGACTTTTGAAATATTACGGCTTACACATCAGTCGATACGCAAAGAATACTTACGAAGGTTATGATACAAAACTGTGTAGATTTCCTAGAAATACTGATGAAGAAAACTTACTTATCCACAAATGTTCTGAAACAATACAGTTAGACACATAATGCAAGCGAATATCTGTGAGCTCAGTAAACGGTCCAATGATATTTACGTCTACAACCAATAAAATCCAAAGGTTCAGGTAACATAAGCGGCCCACACCTATTGAGGAAACAAAAATACACTGAAAATTTTGAGGAAAGTTTCAAGTGTACGTCGCCTCATTACACTGGCGCTCTTATTGAAAGTACAATTGGCAATATCAacaaaattctttatttatttgttttggatTACAAATGCAGCACCATTTTATAACAGAAGTTCAACATTTTCCAtattgacaaaataataaaaacagttcTCAGGTAATACTTATACTGACACATGCTTGCAACATACGAACACACTGATGGTAAATAGGTGTTGTACTAATGACAAGGCACTATGAATATCCTCGCTGGTGATGAATTGCGCAAAGAGTTACCTTATTAGTAGCACACAGATCTGCAGTCCAATTTACTTCACAAGTGTCTCATCGTTTTAAACTTCCTAAACTTAGGTCCACAATCATATTTCCTAAACATAGTTGTAATCTCTTACTTTTATCATTCTTAAGACCAGCATTTTTTAAGTCTTTATTCACATTTCACTCTGAATTTTCTGCATTTACTGGTGAATGGAAGCAGCGACACCGTCGCAGCCTGTGCAACCTACGCTCCACTGAACTGTCAGCCGGTACTACATTGATTCTCGTACCAGTCTTCGCTCTGGGCAGAGATCCCATACAACCGAACACTGGAGAAATGTCGAAATCCTGTACAGATATTCGTCCTTCAGATCACTTTGAAACCTAATGTGCCACACTGCTCATGTAGTTTCCCACAGACACGTGACAGAATTACGCAAACACGAGACAAATATTTGAAATGAGGGTATCACTGAGGTAGTGACTTTACTGGGTTAAAATCCACTTTGAAAACGACACGATGACCCGGGAGCTTTACGTGTACTCCTAGTTAGGGATCCAGAAGAGGAGTCCTCAGCTTGCTGGGGATATATCGTCTCGGAATTAAGAGGTTGAGCGGGGAGCAGCGCTCGGTTTTGCGTGTCGCGACAGCTTGGTACAATTTGCGAACTGCCACGGCCCATCAGTGCGTTGCCTGTTCTGCAAGGCAGCTTTGGAACTTGCCGTAGAGTCAAGTCTTCTCTTGCTGGCAGCCTTGGTGTTGCAAAGGAGTTCGTCCACTGAAATTGCTGGTATGTATCTACTACGGTATTGTGATTCTGCGCTGGCGTTAAACTGGTGGTTTGAATGCGCCCGCGATCTCGGAACCCATACCTGCCGCTTAACAAGCCTGTGTCAAACATTAAGTTATTGGTAGCATTACTGTCATCGTCGGTGAACGGAGTAGCTTCAGAAATGAACTTCAGTGTCAGCGATTGCATGGGCTGGTGTTGAAGGCGTTGCAATCTCCAATCTTGCGGTCCAGGAATCCGACCGATGTGTCTAGCGAATTTTCTGCAGCCATCACGACGCACCAGTTTTTGAGGGGGGCCCagtaaattctgatgcactgtaccTCCGCTAAGACCTGCAGTGTTCACACTTACGCGTCCTGCAGAAGCGTTGCTCCTGATTCCGTCTGCTTCTCGCTGGGGCTGGGACCAAAGTGTATGAGTTTGCTCGTTCCTAACGCTTTCTCTGGCCGCTAATGGTTTCATGAAATTAGAGTGCGCGCAGCTATACGCCAGCGCAGTATTGTGGTCATTGTTCTGTGCACTCCCGGCGCTTCCAAGGATGGCATTCTGATCAGAATTGCCATAACACTTGACGTTCTTAGGTGTGGACTTCAACGGAGTCTTTCCTTCTCTACGACATAACTCGATTGCTTTACCCCTGTCGGAGATTCCTGGTCCTTTACGTAGTGTGAGGAAGTGATTCGGATAGCTGACGTCATTGGACCCTAAACGAGAGTTCTCCACGCCGCTTATTGCGTAATTTACGGCGAGGACGAACTTCTTCCTCGTTGTGCTTGCAGCGTGAACTAGAGAGAAATAGCTCTGCATCCATATCCAGCCACCTGATCGAACTATAAGACGATAGTAGCCTGTTACAGAATGGCCTTTAGCCAGAACATCGTTGTGGGACCGGCGAACACTCTCGATGTCACACGGATGAACGAAATGGTACAACGAGCTACGTGAAAAAGTAAACGTCTCGTACCCTGTAAGCTCTTTTACGGCAGCCTCGACGTAGAAAGGGGTCAAACCCAAGCTGGAACGAAACATGAAACACCTCTGTCCCAAAAATGTCAGGGAACTGCGAACAGGCATCCCGCTTCCCGTTTCCAGTTCGCACTGCGGAAGGTAGGAGTGCGGCAAAGTATAACCGGTAGCAAGGAGGAGGATGTTGCTGCTGCGATTGTCCTCAGAGATGGGCGTCTCGGTCAGCTGACAGAACCGCCGGTAGCCGCAGCACAGCACCACAGCGTAGCGGCCGCAGCCCGACTTGCAGCTGGGCCGCCATTTGCGGAGGGAGTTGGTCACCCGCAGAAGCATCTGGCACGGTTCGCCCCGATCCGTTAAGCCGCGCACCGGCAGTCTGAGAAGGTTGGAGAGAACTGCCATATCGTCGTCGTGCAGGTAGTTCCGTATGTTGTTGCCCATCATTTCGACCGCAGAATGGCCGAGATGTTTGGATACCGAGTTTGACATGTACAGGATCCACCCGTTGCCGTCCAACATGAAGACGAACCCCGACAGTGCATCCGTCAATGTTTCAGTTGTTTCCCACTGCGAAGCACCACATGATCTGCAACAGGAACAGTAACACAGCTTTCTGTAACCTCTTTACTAATCCACTGCccatgtaaaaaagtaaaaaaagacttTTCTTCCAAAGCCTGCAActgattctttaatttttttgtgtaggcGGTTCTGAACAGCTTTTGGGGGAGTTAATGAGGCAAGTGATAGGAAAACAGCTGAATGAGATCAAGAGTACATTCCCAACATTTGTATATCTTGActgtgagtctggcgatacactacctgactttcggaaaaatatcatccacacaattccgaaaccTGCAagggctgaaaagtgcgagaattgccgcacaatcagcttaacagttcatccatccaagtggctgacaagaataatatatagaagaacaggaaaaaaaaaactgaagttgtATTTAATGAAGGTCTGTTGGGCtctgggaaaggtaaaggcacgagaggggCAAATCTGAGGTCGAGATTGACAATGGAAGCAataatgaagaaaaattaagacatgtgCAAAGGATTTTTCGACAGGgagaaagtgttcgacagtgtcaaatagtgcaagatgttcgaaattttgagaaaaaccgGTTTAAGtatggggaaagacgggtaatgaaGACCATCTaggagaaccaagagggaatagtaagagtctAAGACCAAGCACGAAACGCTCGCATTAAACAGcgtgtatgacagggatgtagtctttcgcccctactgttcaatctacacagcgAAGAAGCACTGCTGGAAATTAGAGAAAGGACCAATAGCGGAATTAAAATCAAGGGGCAAAGGATTTCaatgattagattcgctgatgacgttgctgtccttaGTGAAAATGCAGAGGAATTGCAGGATCTgtcgaatgaaatgaacagtctatgttgatgttgtggtcttcagtcctgagactggtctgatgcagctctccatgctactctaccctgtgcaagcttactcatctcccagtacctactgcagcctacatccttctgaatctgcttagtgtattcatctcttggtctccctctacgatttttaccctccacgctgccctccaatacttaattggtgatccctcgatgtctcagaacatgtcctaccaaccggtcccttcttctagtcaagttgtgctacaagcttctcttctccccaattctattcaatacctcctcattagttatgtgatctacccatataatcttcagcattcatctgtagcaccacatttcgaaagcttctattctcttcttgtccaaactatttaccgtccacgtttcacttcgatacatggctacactttatacaaatactttcagaaacgacttcctgacact
Encoded proteins:
- the LOC124593798 gene encoding single-minded homolog 1-like, which translates into the protein MALEPDRALPSATTGRDGGNGPRGSAEDGVQQVQRDDRVKAHKRRLAVENAAFLELAEMLPVRSSTSGFVDKPTVLRHAIALMKISRFYRRDLPQPPRSCGASQWETTETLTDALSGFVFMLDGNGWILYMSNSVSKHLGHSAVEMMGNNIRNYLHDDDMAVLSNLLRLPVRGLTDRGEPCQMLLRVTNSLRKWRPSCKSGCGRYAVVLCCGYRRFCQLTETPISEDNRSSNILLLATGYTLPHSYLPQCELETGSGMPVRSSLTFLGQRCFMFRSSLGLTPFYVEAAVKELTGYETFTFSRSSLYHFVHPCDIESVRRSHNDVLAKGHSVTGYYRLIVRSGGWIWMQSYFSLVHAASTTRKKFVLAVNYAISGVENSRLGSNDVSYPNHFLTLRKGPGISDRGKAIELCRREGKTPLKSTPKNVKCYGNSDQNAILGSAGSAQNNDHNTALASYDAINAIDICGHKCHALLFPAREPPAAGKVPAARRRVRARFHTAHLASVRFYYALPYRDESKQRALPTNCVTLSKHGLGSGFIGFNLHALLAVKLLRRLGRAYS